The nucleotide sequence ACTGCAATTACAGGTAAAAATAAACATTCGCCAATCGTTAGAACCTTATTTTATTTATTTGATAGACAGTTTAAAAAAGTTTAAACTCGAAAATAATTCAAACAAAAAAATCAAGTATGCCGGCAATTATATTGAACCCCAAAATCTTGGCGATGCCATTAAACTGAAATATCAGGTATCAAACGTTTTTATGGGTATTGTTGATTATAAAGAAACGCACCACACCATAAAAAATATCCAGTTAAGCGATTTATTTTCTTATGAAAAACAAATCTCGTTTAATGAAAATGTTATTGACGAATACAGTTTCCATGTCAATACCGTTTTTAAATTTCTGAGTTATAATATGGAAATTGACAATGGCGAAGACAAAAATGATATTATCGAAGAATTTTTGTTTAAGTATTTGTCCAGCTTATCTATAAACGAAATTCATTTTAACATATATTATCTGCTTATTTTTCATACCGATTTAGCCTTAAGCTGTAAAAATATTGTTTTGAAATCGATTGAAAATTTACCAACAGATAGAAAAAAAGAGTTTTTATGGAACATTTTCCAGTACAAATTAAACAATTAAGGATTAGAAACGTATTATTTTGTTGTTAAGCATTATAAATAGTATTTTTGTGTGCTATTAAAGAAAAATCCGTATGTATCGAATTATTTTTGTTTTATTTTTATTTGTATTTCCCACACTGTCATTTGCACAAACCAAACCTTCTAAAGAATATCTTACCCATTTAAAGGCGGCAAAAAGCCATAATATTGGTTTGGTTAAAGATAAAACACATTTAAACAAGTTAGTAAAACAAGGAAAATTAGTTTCGATAAAACAACGTGGTTACGGCTACCGGATCAATAAATTAACACACAGCCACCCGTATTTAGTACCAAAAGGCAGAACGGTTTTAAACGCCATTGCCCGTGATTTTGTTAAAGTTGCAGGGCAAAACTTTTTTGTGGTAACATCATTAACCCGTACAGAGGCCGATCAAAAACGGTTGCGAAGGGTAAATTCAAACGCATCATCAAATAATAGTTCGCATTGTTTTGGCAGTGCACTTGATATTTCTTATATCCGTTTTAATCATAAAAAGCAAGTAAACACCAAGCTCGAAAAAAAATTAGAAGGCGTTTTAAAACAGTATCAGTCACAAGGAAAAATCTATTTTGTAAAAGAACGTCATTCGCGTTGTTTTCACATAATAATTAGATAAATTAGTAAAAAATATCTTTTTATGGATCTACATTCAGGCATGCCGTTTTGGATGGCACTGAATCCGTTGTACAATTATTATCATCCGCTGAAAAAGAGCATCAGTACCCATACCGTTATTGTCGGGTCGGGTATTACCGGCGCTTTGGTGGCTCATGTTTTGTGTGCATTAGGAATTAAGTGCATAGTGATAGATAAGCGAACCATTGGCACAGGCAGTACGGCGGCTTCTACCTCGCAATTACAGTATGAAATCGATATTCCGCTGGTTGAATTAATCAAGAAAATAGGTGAAGAGAATGCCGTAAAGGCATATAAATGCTGTTTGCAATCGATTGCCGATGTGGAAAATGTGTTTAAACCCATCAAAAAAGATCCTGATTTTGAATCGATACCTACTTATCTTCTGGCATCAAACAAATCGGGAGAAAAATTGCTTAAAGAAGAGTTTGATGCCCGAAAAAAAGCAAATCTTCCCGTACAATACCTCGATAAAGATCAATTAAAAGAATCGTTGGGAATTGACGCTTTGTCGGCCTTGTACAACGATACATCGGCACAGTTAGATTGTTATAAAGGTGCCACTTTTATTTTAGATCATCACTTAAAAAAGAACGAAATTGAACTGTATTCTCATACGTTGATTTCAGATTATAATAAAACCAAAAACGGTTACGAATTAATTACTGAAAACGGCAATAAGATCAATTGTGAAAATGTGGTAATTGCCGCTGGTTATGAAGCCGGGGAGTTTCTACCCCAAAAAGTAATGGATTTATTATCTACGTTTGCCATTGTATCACATCCGGTTGATAAAAAATACCTCTGGAAAAACCGTGCCTTGATTTGGGAAACCCAAACGCCGTATTTATACATGCGTACCACAGCCGATAACCGTATAATGGTGGGTGGCGAAGATGAAGAATATAATAATGCGGACAGGCGTGACGCTGCATTGAATAAAAAAGCAAAAACTTTAGAAAAAAAGTTTAAAAAAATGTTTCCTGATATTCCGTTTGTAACCGATATGTCGTGGGCAGGGACGTTTAGTGCCACAGCCGACGGTTTGCCGTTTATAGGTACCTATCCGTACAGGCCAAATATGTATTTTGCATTGGGATATGGCGGTAACGGCATTACATTTAGCATGATTGCCGCTCAGATTATAGGAAATTTAATCACAGGAAAAAAAGATGACCGAACCGATTTATTTGGATTCAACCGCTTAAAACATTCCGATTAAAAATGGCAGTCCCTAAAAAAAGAAAACCTGTCAGAAGAAGCACAACACGCAAAAAGAAGAAAACAGCTGTATGGAAATGGCATGTTTTGGCTTATTCGCTATTGATTTTTTGTTTTGTGATTTTTCATTATCGTGACGGAATTGGCTATTTTGTGACCGATTTGTACGAGCGTATTTTTAAAAGTGAAGACAGTAAAGAGGTTACCGTTCACGATTTCAGAGCAATGGAAATTTTAGATAAACATTCCGATTATTTGTTTGGATTTGACGTGTCGCATTATCAGTACGATATAAACTGGAAAGAAATTGATTCGCTTTACAATAAATTTGCTATTGATTATGTTTTTATCCGTTCAACAATGGGGATAAACGGTGTTGATGACACCTTTGATTACAACTGGAAAAAAGCAAAAAGCCGTTTGTTGGTTCGCGGTGCGTATCATTATTACCGCCCCGATGAAAACAGTACCCTACAGGCACAGAATTTCATTAAAAACAGTCCGTTGGAATCCGGTGATTTTTTTCCGGTATTGGATATTGAAGAATTGCCTAAAGAACAATCGGTTGAAAAAATGCGTGAAGGAATGCAAAACTGGCTAACCATTGTAGAAAAACATTACGGTGTAAAACCAATTATTTACTCAGGTGCCAATTTTTACCAGCACCACATTAAAGATTATTTCCCCGACCATAAGGTATGGATTGCAAAATACAGTTTATTCAGCGAAAAAATGAATAACGACTGGCACTTTTGGCAGTTTACCGATAAAGGCACCGTAAACGGCGTAAAAACCAAGGTAGATTTAAATATTTTTAAAGGCAGCCGCTACGATTTAAAACAGTTTGTGATTCAGTAGGTAATAGTTTTCATTTTTGAACATTTAACCGCACGGATTACAAATCCGCACGATCGGATAACTATGATTTAAGTAACCCTGATGAAATTTTGACTTTGTTTGGTTAAAAGCGAGCGTTCTTTCCAAAAATTTAGAGCGACGATTTTATTTGTAAATTTGGGTATTAATCAATTAAAGAAAATATAATAAAATGAGTGATTTTGAAAATGAATTTTACAAATCTTTTTTTCGTAATATAAGAAACGAAAAATTTTTAAAGATTAATGCTTCTGCGCAGCAGGAAAAAGCATTGAGAGACATGAGACAATATGGGGAATCTCATGGATTATATGATGTGTCTGTGCTTGAATTGATCGAAGGTTTTGTACGTAATCGTCGTGAACTTTCTGAAGAATTAATACATGACTTAGTTAGTACTGCTAATTTTCATGTGGGTGGTGATTACAATTACTTATTTAAAATGTTAAAAGATAAATATCTTACTAAGTAAAAACAGAGCCGTTTAAAGATGATTTAAACGGCTTTTATTGTGTTTGATACTTTCCAACCAATACGATAACGCTTGTCATTGTGATATAAAAAGAACTCATGAGACATAAGGTCTATACGTTTTAAAATACGATCCATTCTAACTTTAGACATGTTTTCAAAGTCAGACCATATTGCAACAGGATAGTGATAGGAATCTACATGTTTGTAAATCTTATTTAATTCAATTGGCATTCCTTTCTTCCATGTTATAACTTCACGCTCAATACTTGGGTCGATCCATTCAAAAAAGCTAATTGCTGCTTTATAACTGCTATCACTTATGTGCATACTCATTTAAAATATAAAACCTCTTTAAAGATAGTTTAAAGAGGTTTTAAAACAATGTAGTTTGGATAAATTTTTGGATATTTGAATTCGCAATTTCGGTTAATTGAATTTTGCGATTATAATTGAATCTTCCAGTTTTACCTGCGTCTTTTTCATTTCTTATCTATTTAATTGTTTTTTTTAAGTTGCTTTCCAAAATCATTGTACAACTTCTAAAGTTACAAATATATCCGATTAAATTCAATATCAATTTTTCACATCCAACGCATCACGTAAAGCGTTGCCAATCATCATAAAAGCAACAACTACCAAACTCATGGCCAAACCGGGAATTAATGCCAAATGCGGTTTTCCTAAAATAATGTAGTTGTAATGTTCTTTAATCATTCCGCCCCAGCTTGGAACGGGAACTTGTGCACCTAAACCTAAAAAACTTAAGCCGCTTTCGACCAAAATTGCCGAGGCAAAATTGGCTGCCGAAATAACAATAACCGGAGCCATTATATTTGGTATAATGTGTTTAAAAATAATGCGTAAATCAGAAAAACCCAAAGCTCGTGCCGCAGTTACATACTGCATTTGTTTTACGCTTAGTACCTGTCCGCGTACCACACGGGCAACTTCTACCCACATAGTTAAACCAACGGCAATGAAAACCTGCCAGAACCCTTTGCCTAATGCCAAGGTTATGGCAATCACCAAAAGCAGGGTAGGGATAGACCAAATTACATTGATTAACCACAGAATAAACGCATCGGTTTTTCCACCGTAATATCCGGCAAGGGCACCTAGTGAAATGCCTATAATTAACGAAATAAAAACTGCAACAAAACCAATGGCTAACGAAACGCGGGCACCAACAATTAGCCGACTTAAATAATCGCGACCTTGCGTATCGGTGCCTAACCAATATTTTTTGGTTTTAATAAATTGTTGTTCAATTTCGCTAATGTTTTGTGTTGGGAAAATAGTTGTTAAAAGATATTTTGTTTGAGCTGTTGAAGCATCGACCGAAAATTCCTGATAATAAAGGGTGTCGTTTTTAAATTGGTAAGACAAAACGGGAATAAATTCTTCTGTTATTTGTTTTCCTGTAAAATAATCTGCTAAAGAACCTTTTTTGTTTTCTAACGGAATATTTATTGTTTTAACGGTAAATCCTGGTTTTTGAGTGCTTATAGCTATGTCGCCATTGTTCGCATTTACGGTATTGTCTGGTGCAATAACGTAAGCAAACAAAGCAATGATACTTAAAATAACGATAAAGACTAATGAAAAAACGCCCCAAGAATTCTGTTTAAACTTTTGGAGCGCTTTTTTATTTGCCGAAACAAATTTTTTAAACACTTTTTTATTTTTTAAATGACGATCAGTAATTCTGTATTTTGATTACAAGCTCTC is from Flavobacterium dauae and encodes:
- a CDS encoding NAD(P)/FAD-dependent oxidoreductase, whose amino-acid sequence is MDLHSGMPFWMALNPLYNYYHPLKKSISTHTVIVGSGITGALVAHVLCALGIKCIVIDKRTIGTGSTAASTSQLQYEIDIPLVELIKKIGEENAVKAYKCCLQSIADVENVFKPIKKDPDFESIPTYLLASNKSGEKLLKEEFDARKKANLPVQYLDKDQLKESLGIDALSALYNDTSAQLDCYKGATFILDHHLKKNEIELYSHTLISDYNKTKNGYELITENGNKINCENVVIAAGYEAGEFLPQKVMDLLSTFAIVSHPVDKKYLWKNRALIWETQTPYLYMRTTADNRIMVGGEDEEYNNADRRDAALNKKAKTLEKKFKKMFPDIPFVTDMSWAGTFSATADGLPFIGTYPYRPNMYFALGYGGNGITFSMIAAQIIGNLITGKKDDRTDLFGFNRLKHSD
- a CDS encoding ABC transporter permease; the encoded protein is MFKKFVSANKKALQKFKQNSWGVFSLVFIVILSIIALFAYVIAPDNTVNANNGDIAISTQKPGFTVKTINIPLENKKGSLADYFTGKQITEEFIPVLSYQFKNDTLYYQEFSVDASTAQTKYLLTTIFPTQNISEIEQQFIKTKKYWLGTDTQGRDYLSRLIVGARVSLAIGFVAVFISLIIGISLGALAGYYGGKTDAFILWLINVIWSIPTLLLVIAITLALGKGFWQVFIAVGLTMWVEVARVVRGQVLSVKQMQYVTAARALGFSDLRIIFKHIIPNIMAPVIVISAANFASAILVESGLSFLGLGAQVPVPSWGGMIKEHYNYIILGKPHLALIPGLAMSLVVVAFMMIGNALRDALDVKN
- a CDS encoding GH25 family lysozyme, with the translated sequence MAVPKKRKPVRRSTTRKKKKTAVWKWHVLAYSLLIFCFVIFHYRDGIGYFVTDLYERIFKSEDSKEVTVHDFRAMEILDKHSDYLFGFDVSHYQYDINWKEIDSLYNKFAIDYVFIRSTMGINGVDDTFDYNWKKAKSRLLVRGAYHYYRPDENSTLQAQNFIKNSPLESGDFFPVLDIEELPKEQSVEKMREGMQNWLTIVEKHYGVKPIIYSGANFYQHHIKDYFPDHKVWIAKYSLFSEKMNNDWHFWQFTDKGTVNGVKTKVDLNIFKGSRYDLKQFVIQ
- a CDS encoding DUF5715 family protein; amino-acid sequence: MYRIIFVLFLFVFPTLSFAQTKPSKEYLTHLKAAKSHNIGLVKDKTHLNKLVKQGKLVSIKQRGYGYRINKLTHSHPYLVPKGRTVLNAIARDFVKVAGQNFFVVTSLTRTEADQKRLRRVNSNASSNNSSHCFGSALDISYIRFNHKKQVNTKLEKKLEGVLKQYQSQGKIYFVKERHSRCFHIIIR